One window of the Glycocaulis alkaliphilus genome contains the following:
- the surE gene encoding 5'/3'-nucleotidase SurE, whose amino-acid sequence MSKLFTGNNPRILITNDDGIRAPGLKVLRAIAESISDDVWVVAPAEEQSGMSRALSLNSPLRARRVADKRYAVTGTPADCVLMAINDIVEGKEPDLVLSGVNRGQNIAEDVTVSGTVAGAMQGRQMGIPSIAFSQAYGFSGRDTIKWQTASAFGPVILKKLLEERWSENVVMNVNFPDREPEDVAEIEVTVQGTRDQHNIKTVRREDLRGQAYYWIGFEGRPSTPAVGTDLRAIYEGRISITPLHLDLTHHETRDRLADHLSGPVEAPVES is encoded by the coding sequence ATGAGCAAGCTTTTTACCGGCAATAATCCGCGCATCCTGATCACCAATGATGACGGCATCCGCGCGCCGGGGCTGAAAGTCCTGCGTGCTATTGCCGAATCCATCTCTGACGATGTCTGGGTGGTGGCGCCTGCCGAGGAGCAGTCCGGCATGAGCCGTGCGCTGTCGCTGAACTCGCCCCTGCGCGCGCGGCGTGTGGCCGACAAGCGCTATGCGGTCACCGGCACACCGGCTGACTGCGTGCTGATGGCGATCAACGACATCGTGGAAGGCAAGGAGCCTGATCTGGTACTGTCGGGCGTCAATCGCGGCCAGAACATCGCCGAGGACGTGACGGTTTCCGGCACGGTGGCGGGCGCGATGCAGGGCCGCCAGATGGGCATTCCCTCGATCGCCTTCTCGCAGGCTTATGGCTTTAGCGGGCGCGACACGATCAAATGGCAGACGGCCAGCGCCTTCGGCCCGGTCATCCTGAAAAAGCTGCTCGAGGAACGCTGGTCGGAAAATGTCGTGATGAACGTCAACTTTCCGGACCGCGAGCCAGAGGATGTGGCCGAGATTGAGGTAACGGTGCAAGGCACGCGTGACCAGCATAATATCAAGACCGTGCGCCGCGAAGATCTGCGCGGGCAGGCCTATTACTGGATCGGGTTTGAGGGACGCCCTTCGACTCCGGCGGTCGGCACTGATCTGCGCGCCATCTACGAAGGCCGCATCTCCATCACACCGCTGCACCTTGATCTGACCCACCATGAGACGCGAGACCGGCTGGCCGATCACTTAAGCGGTCCGGTGGAAGCGCCGGTTGAAAGCTGA
- the yajC gene encoding preprotein translocase subunit YajC: MPAFLDSVTLAAAGGGGGMGALLIQLFPFVLIFVVFYFLLIRPQQQRVKKHREMVEALRRGDEVVTAGGLIGKVTRVADGELTVELAQGVRVKVVRHTISEVRARTEPSRSRRDEDDADDSDEEQRG, translated from the coding sequence ATGCCCGCATTTCTCGACTCTGTGACGCTTGCTGCCGCCGGTGGTGGTGGTGGAATGGGTGCGCTGCTGATCCAGCTTTTCCCGTTCGTGCTGATCTTTGTGGTCTTCTACTTCCTGCTGATCCGCCCGCAGCAGCAGCGCGTGAAGAAGCATCGCGAAATGGTCGAGGCGCTGCGCCGCGGCGATGAAGTCGTCACGGCAGGCGGCCTGATCGGCAAGGTTACCCGCGTCGCCGATGGCGAACTGACCGTCGAACTGGCGCAAGGCGTGCGCGTGAAAGTGGTGCGCCACACCATTTCTGAAGTGCGCGCCCGCACCGAGCCGTCCCGTTCGCGCCGCGACGAAGACGATGCCGATGACAGCGATGAGGAACAGCGCGGCTAG
- the secF gene encoding protein translocase subunit SecF — MNLSSFALVRFLPVETNFGFIRMRVGAFVLSLFMVLGSVTAFFTMGLNLGIDFRGGTAIEISTQGPADIALIREVVTAAVPGDVQVQGFGTEEDVLIRVGEIDPEVINALEGFDALDAAQAQQAVQQLVRGALVEAIPDVSFERMEVISPQVSDELRVAGATAVLVSLFLMLVYIWLRFEWQYSVGAVLALAHDVIITIGFFSVTQLQFNLPTIAAILTIVGYSMNDTVVIYDRIREMFRKYKSLPTAEVLDLAINATLSRTILTSGTTLVALIAMAVMGGPALEGFAMALIWGVAIGTYSSIFVAAPLLTVTGVRRDAGDRED, encoded by the coding sequence ATGAATCTTTCCAGTTTTGCTCTCGTACGCTTCCTGCCGGTGGAGACCAATTTCGGCTTCATCCGCATGCGGGTCGGCGCGTTTGTCCTCTCGCTCTTCATGGTGCTGGGGTCGGTGACGGCTTTCTTCACCATGGGCCTCAATCTCGGCATTGATTTTCGTGGCGGCACGGCAATCGAAATCAGCACGCAGGGACCAGCCGACATCGCGCTGATCCGCGAGGTGGTCACGGCTGCGGTCCCCGGCGATGTGCAGGTACAGGGCTTTGGCACCGAGGAAGACGTCCTCATCCGCGTCGGCGAGATCGACCCTGAGGTCATCAACGCGCTCGAAGGCTTTGACGCTCTTGACGCTGCACAGGCCCAGCAGGCCGTGCAGCAACTGGTGCGCGGCGCTCTGGTCGAGGCGATACCTGATGTCAGCTTCGAGCGGATGGAGGTTATCAGCCCGCAAGTTTCCGACGAGCTGCGGGTGGCAGGCGCGACAGCGGTGCTCGTCTCGCTCTTCCTGATGCTGGTCTATATCTGGCTGCGCTTTGAGTGGCAGTACTCGGTAGGCGCGGTGCTGGCACTGGCCCATGACGTGATCATCACGATCGGCTTTTTCTCCGTCACCCAGCTGCAGTTCAACCTGCCGACCATCGCGGCCATTCTCACCATAGTCGGTTACTCGATGAACGATACCGTGGTCATTTATGATCGCATCCGTGAGATGTTCCGCAAGTATAAATCCCTGCCAACGGCCGAGGTGCTGGACCTTGCCATCAACGCCACGCTGTCGCGCACCATCCTGACATCCGGCACCACGCTGGTGGCGCTGATCGCCATGGCGGTCATGGGCGGTCCGGCTCTGGAAGGCTTTGCGATGGCGCTGATCTGGGGCGTGGCCATCGGCACATATTCCTCGATCTTTGTGGCTGCACCTCTGCTCACCGTGACAGGTGTCCGCCGCGATGCCGGGGACCGCGAGGACTGA
- a CDS encoding DDE-type integrase/transposase/recombinase — MELRLHANARTTPATRRYIQTCGKPVAVLSAELGVSETTIRRWRARSEVADRPHVPHTLKTSMSGVEEALAVELRCHVGLSLDDALEVMRRCVKPDLSRAALHRCWRRHGISARPVQARARTGVFETGQPAGFIHVDVKHLTRLNRQPAYAFIAIDRATRFVHLDIFNTRSAANAAAFFERFLESFPLKVHTVLSDNGSEFTDRFAVDKKGKPEDRPSGTHAFDRVCAAHGVKHRLTRPFRPQTNGMAERFNRRLQEHLDAHPPNGRNQGRNCFDTHEQRNAYIRNFVQNYNRTRLRCLGYQSPLEILNNLTEHNTCVGVTR, encoded by the coding sequence ATGGAGTTGCGTCTTCATGCCAATGCCCGCACGACGCCGGCGACACGGCGTTACATCCAGACCTGTGGCAAGCCGGTTGCTGTGCTGTCGGCCGAGCTGGGGGTGTCAGAGACTACGATAAGACGCTGGCGGGCGCGCAGCGAAGTGGCTGACCGCCCGCATGTGCCCCATACGCTGAAGACCTCTATGAGCGGCGTGGAGGAAGCGCTGGCTGTCGAGCTGCGCTGTCATGTGGGCCTGTCGCTGGATGATGCGCTGGAGGTGATGCGGCGCTGTGTGAAGCCGGACCTGTCACGCGCGGCCCTGCACCGCTGCTGGCGCCGTCATGGCATCTCGGCCCGGCCCGTGCAGGCGCGTGCGCGCACCGGCGTGTTCGAGACCGGCCAGCCCGCCGGGTTCATCCATGTCGATGTGAAGCACCTGACACGCCTGAACCGGCAGCCCGCCTATGCCTTCATCGCCATCGACCGGGCCACGCGCTTCGTCCATCTGGACATCTTCAACACGCGCAGCGCAGCCAACGCCGCCGCCTTCTTCGAGCGCTTCCTGGAAAGCTTCCCGCTGAAGGTCCACACCGTCCTGTCCGATAACGGATCAGAGTTCACAGACCGGTTCGCCGTCGACAAGAAGGGCAAGCCCGAAGACCGTCCCAGCGGTACCCATGCCTTCGACCGGGTCTGCGCCGCCCACGGTGTCAAACACCGGCTCACACGCCCCTTCCGTCCGCAGACCAACGGTATGGCAGAACGCTTCAACCGCCGCCTGCAGGAACATCTCGACGCCCACCCGCCAAACGGACGCAATCAGGGCCGCAACTGCTTCGACACGCACGAGCAGCGCAACGCCTATATCCGAAACTTCGTCCAAAACTATAACCGCACACGCCTGCGATGCCTCGGCTATCAAAGCCCGCTCGAAATCCTCAACAATCTCACGGAACACAACACCTGCGTGGGGGTGACGAGATGA
- the secD gene encoding protein translocase subunit SecD → MLYFARWKIALILGAILIGVLFLLPNFVPESTRYGPDGRPQGVWTVLPSDTLNLGLDLRGGSHLVFQVDMDEVRSERLVRLSDDVRTVLRNQPAILTAAPAVVEGRVVVRLSRPDDMEAALRRLRAINEPVSNSFGQASMDQTLSIDADPDGRTIRVGITEAAFAEIQRRTVTQSVEVIRRRIDGTGTTEPTIVRQGDDRVLVQVPGESDPQRIIDVVGTTARMTFHMVEANVDPGPDGQGRTPPGVIILPTEEAGEPFLAVQRRALVTGEQLVRASQGFNESGQPSVNFTFNTSGARAFGDATAANVGRRFAIVLDDVIISAPRIRSPIMQGSGMIDGGFTVQSANDLANMLNAGALPARLTPVEQRSVSAGLGQDSIERGQTAIIIGFSLVIVFMLLAYGFFGIASTLALIVNICLLMGGLSGLQATLTLPGIAGIVLTIGMAVDANVLIFERIREEYRSGRTVTNAIENGYQHALSAILDANVTTFIAAAVLYMMGAGPVRGFAVTLGIGIVTSVFTAFVFSRLLLAGWLRFAKPKALPM, encoded by the coding sequence ATGCTTTATTTTGCCCGCTGGAAGATCGCCCTCATCCTTGGAGCCATCCTGATCGGGGTGCTGTTCCTTCTGCCCAATTTTGTGCCGGAGAGCACGCGCTACGGCCCTGATGGCCGCCCGCAAGGCGTGTGGACAGTCCTGCCCAGCGACACGCTCAATCTGGGTCTGGACCTGCGGGGCGGATCACACCTCGTTTTCCAGGTGGATATGGATGAGGTGCGTTCAGAGCGCCTTGTGCGCCTGTCTGATGATGTGCGCACCGTATTGCGCAACCAGCCGGCCATCCTGACGGCGGCGCCGGCCGTGGTTGAGGGCCGCGTCGTCGTGCGTCTATCTCGCCCGGACGACATGGAGGCGGCGCTGCGCCGGCTCAGAGCCATCAACGAGCCGGTCTCGAACTCCTTCGGTCAGGCCAGCATGGACCAGACACTGTCCATTGATGCTGATCCGGATGGCCGTACGATCCGCGTTGGCATTACCGAGGCCGCTTTCGCTGAAATCCAGCGCCGCACCGTCACCCAGTCGGTGGAAGTCATCCGCCGGCGTATTGACGGCACGGGCACGACCGAGCCGACGATTGTCCGTCAGGGCGATGACCGTGTGCTGGTGCAGGTGCCGGGCGAGAGCGATCCCCAGCGCATTATCGACGTTGTCGGCACCACGGCGCGCATGACCTTCCACATGGTCGAGGCCAATGTTGATCCCGGCCCGGACGGGCAGGGGCGTACACCGCCCGGCGTCATCATTCTGCCGACCGAAGAAGCGGGTGAACCCTTCCTGGCCGTACAGCGCCGTGCGCTGGTGACCGGCGAGCAGCTGGTTCGCGCCAGCCAGGGCTTCAACGAATCCGGCCAGCCTTCGGTGAACTTCACCTTCAACACCTCCGGCGCGCGCGCCTTTGGCGATGCGACGGCGGCCAATGTCGGGCGCCGCTTCGCCATCGTCCTCGATGATGTCATCATCTCCGCGCCGCGCATCCGCTCGCCCATCATGCAGGGGTCAGGCATGATCGATGGCGGTTTCACCGTTCAGTCCGCGAATGACCTGGCCAATATGCTCAATGCCGGCGCGCTGCCTGCGCGCCTGACGCCGGTCGAGCAGCGCTCGGTCAGTGCCGGTCTGGGACAGGACTCGATTGAACGCGGCCAGACCGCGATCATTATCGGCTTCAGCCTCGTCATCGTCTTCATGCTGCTGGCCTATGGCTTCTTCGGCATCGCATCCACGCTGGCGCTGATCGTCAATATCTGTCTCCTGATGGGCGGTCTGTCGGGGCTGCAGGCGACGCTGACCCTGCCGGGCATCGCCGGTATCGTCCTGACAATCGGCATGGCGGTGGACGCCAATGTGCTGATTTTCGAGCGTATCCGCGAGGAATACCGATCAGGCCGGACGGTGACCAACGCCATCGAGAACGGCTATCAGCACGCGCTGTCGGCCATTCTGGACGCAAACGTGACCACCTTCATCGCGGCGGCCGTGCTCTACATGATGGGCGCCGGTCCGGTGCGCGGCTTCGCCGTCACGCTGGGTATCGGCATCGTGACCTCGGTCTTTACCGCCTTCGTGTTCTCGCGGCTTCTTCTGGCGGGTTGGCTGCGTTTTGCCAAACCCAAAGCCCTGCCGATGTAG
- a CDS encoding class I SAM-dependent RNA methyltransferase, translating to MKRRSRSSSPQRAVPERTLRVTARAIGARGDSICPDPETGGSVFVPGLLPEETADIVARGERGRIRERLTTSHERIEPFCSVAEKCGGCSLQHWQGDAYRAWKRDLVADALEREGLTAELLPLVDAGGAGRRRVALHARKMGTRLLLGFTERAGQAIADTNDCPIAEARIRKSFPALRELAMAVLTPKFDTATISVTATDPGLDVHVARKGQVTLDDRLTGGELLAREGWARLTIGSELIAEGTPPVVRFGSAKVAPPPGGFLQATDAGEAALAAIVMDALKTALKSAPKEARGVIDLYAGSGAFALRMASLAPVRAVEGEAAPLAALDHAARHTPGLKPVSVLQRDLALEPLSIRELTGAAFAVVDPPRAGAKEQMALLAGSGIPVIVSISCNPATFARDAAILVRAGYRMGPVTPVDQFVHTAHVECAAVFTKG from the coding sequence ATGAAGCGCCGTTCCCGTTCATCTTCGCCCCAGAGGGCCGTGCCGGAGCGGACGCTGCGCGTGACCGCCCGTGCCATAGGCGCGCGCGGTGATTCCATCTGTCCGGATCCGGAAACCGGCGGATCGGTATTTGTGCCCGGCCTTCTGCCCGAAGAGACCGCTGATATCGTGGCGCGCGGCGAACGCGGGAGGATACGCGAACGCCTGACCACTTCCCATGAACGCATTGAACCCTTCTGTTCCGTCGCAGAAAAGTGCGGCGGCTGTTCGCTGCAGCACTGGCAGGGTGATGCCTACCGCGCGTGGAAGCGTGATCTGGTCGCCGATGCGCTGGAGCGCGAGGGGCTGACGGCTGAGCTATTACCGCTCGTCGATGCGGGCGGCGCGGGCCGCCGCCGGGTCGCCCTGCATGCGCGCAAGATGGGCACCCGCCTGCTGCTTGGGTTCACCGAGCGGGCAGGGCAGGCCATCGCCGACACGAATGATTGCCCGATAGCCGAGGCGCGCATCCGCAAATCCTTCCCGGCCTTGCGCGAACTGGCCATGGCCGTTCTCACACCAAAGTTTGACACCGCGACGATCTCCGTCACCGCAACTGATCCGGGTCTCGACGTGCATGTGGCGCGTAAAGGCCAGGTGACGCTCGATGACCGGTTGACGGGCGGGGAGCTGCTGGCGCGCGAGGGCTGGGCGCGCCTGACCATTGGCAGTGAACTCATCGCGGAAGGCACGCCCCCGGTGGTGCGCTTTGGCAGCGCCAAGGTAGCTCCGCCGCCCGGCGGCTTCCTGCAGGCGACCGATGCGGGCGAGGCGGCGCTGGCAGCCATCGTCATGGACGCGCTCAAAACCGCCCTCAAATCCGCGCCGAAAGAGGCCAGAGGCGTGATCGACCTTTATGCCGGTTCGGGCGCCTTCGCGCTGCGCATGGCCTCTCTGGCGCCTGTGAGGGCCGTAGAGGGGGAGGCCGCGCCGCTGGCCGCGCTGGACCATGCTGCGCGCCATACGCCCGGCCTGAAGCCTGTGAGCGTGCTGCAGCGCGATCTGGCGCTGGAGCCGCTCTCCATCCGCGAGCTGACGGGCGCAGCATTTGCCGTGGTCGATCCGCCGCGCGCGGGCGCGAAAGAGCAGATGGCATTGCTCGCCGGATCCGGCATCCCGGTGATTGTTTCGATCAGCTGCAATCCGGCGACGTTCGCGCGTGACGCCGCCATTCTGGTCCGCGCCGGATACCGGATGGGGCCGGTTACGCCCGTGGACCAGTTCGTCCACACCGCCCATGTGGAATGCGCGGCCGTGTTCACGAAGGGGTAG
- a CDS encoding LysM peptidoglycan-binding domain-containing protein has product MITQAFRWAALAVLCAALGACASRPEPIRGASAPASGASSDAASCGSRYTVRRGDTLSGIADRCGVRWLDLAAENNISAPYTLRDGQVLVMPGGARTYTVRRGDNLYRIAVSHGMTQQELAAINGIAPPYTIYPGQELQLSGNARPVQTASATPAPAPRPAQPSTQQPAQQPSQQPAPAQQPAPAPSQPVAGAPQFRWPHGGQVIANFGSQPGGRRNDGIKIAASVGEPVRAAAAGEVVYAGNELQGYGELVLLRHGDWVTAYAHNSVLRVSVGQQVEAGAVIAEAGSTGSANRVQVHFEIRRGVTPVDPLQYLPRR; this is encoded by the coding sequence ATGATAACGCAGGCGTTTCGTTGGGCGGCTTTGGCGGTGCTTTGCGCCGCCCTTGGCGCGTGCGCGTCCCGCCCCGAACCGATTCGCGGCGCGTCTGCACCGGCGTCTGGCGCTTCCAGCGACGCCGCCAGTTGCGGCAGCCGCTATACTGTCCGGCGCGGTGACACGCTCAGCGGTATCGCTGATCGGTGCGGTGTCCGCTGGCTCGATCTCGCCGCCGAGAACAATATCTCCGCGCCCTACACCCTGCGTGACGGCCAGGTGCTGGTCATGCCGGGCGGCGCGCGCACCTACACGGTCCGGCGCGGCGACAATCTCTACCGCATCGCGGTCAGTCACGGCATGACCCAGCAGGAGCTGGCGGCGATCAATGGTATCGCCCCGCCCTATACGATCTATCCCGGTCAGGAATTGCAGCTGTCAGGTAATGCGCGGCCCGTGCAGACGGCGTCTGCCACGCCGGCGCCAGCGCCGCGACCGGCCCAGCCATCAACCCAGCAACCCGCGCAACAGCCTTCCCAACAGCCCGCTCCGGCGCAGCAGCCTGCGCCCGCTCCCTCGCAGCCGGTCGCCGGGGCGCCCCAGTTCCGCTGGCCGCATGGCGGGCAGGTGATCGCCAATTTCGGCTCCCAGCCCGGCGGCCGCCGCAATGATGGCATCAAGATCGCAGCCAGCGTTGGTGAGCCGGTGCGCGCGGCAGCGGCTGGCGAAGTGGTCTATGCGGGCAATGAGTTGCAGGGCTATGGCGAGCTTGTCCTGCTGCGCCATGGCGACTGGGTGACCGCCTACGCCCATAACTCGGTACTGCGGGTCTCGGTGGGACAGCAGGTGGAGGCCGGCGCGGTGATCGCCGAGGCGGGCTCTACCGGATCGGCAAACCGCGTGCAGGTACATTTCGAGATCCGGCGCGGCGTGACTCCGGTCGATCCGCTGCAATACCTGCCCCGTCGCTAA
- a CDS encoding protein-L-isoaspartate(D-aspartate) O-methyltransferase: MSGGFDTRVIELVMALRNAGVKDKAVLAAIERTPRDLFVPENFADHAFENRPLPIDCGQTISQPLIVALMTQALEVTDRCKVLEVGTGSGYQAAVLARLCRRVYTIERYRTLSLEAVKRFEGLRLTNIVTRIGDGTKGWPEQAPFDRIIITAAAPSRPDAILAQLREGGVCVAPVDNGPVQTLYRYRLEGGEISEEALLDVRFVPLVEGVARSL; this comes from the coding sequence ATGAGCGGGGGCTTTGACACGCGCGTTATCGAGCTGGTCATGGCGCTCCGCAATGCGGGCGTGAAGGACAAGGCGGTGCTGGCGGCGATAGAGCGCACACCGCGCGATCTGTTCGTGCCGGAGAATTTCGCCGACCACGCGTTTGAAAACCGCCCCTTGCCGATTGATTGCGGCCAGACCATTTCCCAGCCGCTTATCGTGGCGCTGATGACGCAGGCGCTGGAGGTCACCGACCGCTGCAAGGTGCTGGAGGTCGGCACCGGCTCGGGCTATCAGGCCGCCGTGCTGGCAAGGCTGTGCCGCCGGGTCTACACGATCGAGCGCTACCGCACACTCTCTCTGGAAGCCGTCAAACGCTTTGAAGGCTTGCGCCTGACCAATATCGTCACGCGCATTGGTGATGGCACGAAGGGCTGGCCCGAACAGGCGCCCTTCGACCGCATCATCATCACGGCGGCGGCGCCCTCGCGCCCCGATGCCATTCTCGCCCAGCTGCGCGAGGGCGGCGTGTGCGTGGCGCCGGTGGATAATGGCCCTGTGCAGACGCTCTACCGCTACCGCCTGGAAGGCGGAGAAATCAGTGAGGAGGCGCTGCTGGATGTGCGCTTCGTGCCGCTGGTAGAGGGCGTCGCCCGCTCCCTGTGA
- the serS gene encoding serine--tRNA ligase: MHDIRFIRENPDVFDAAMKKRGRGPEASRLLALDTARREATARLQEIETERNAKSKLIGQAKAKGDDALFNQLRAEVDALKGQMDEADAAQKSADEALRTELASLPNMPFEDVPEGADENDNEEVRGWGEPKELGFEPKDHVAIGEGLGGLDFEAAAAMSGARFAVLKGQLARLERALAAFMLDMHTLEHGYQETSVPLLVRDEALFGTGQLPKFKEDLYEVKTPVSIRLADLRYQTQIDIKKREEIISIADIMLAKLKVIREEASSEGLSPDDVVPHQHWPVLSIVESALEELTERGEALNRNSEKIRIEADQLAASQNASSWLIPTAEVSLTNLVRDAIHSESAFPMRLTAHTPCFRSEAGAAGRDTRGLMRMHQFYKVELVSIVKPEESEEELERMTGCAEAVLRALELPYRVMLLCAGDMGFGARKTYDLEVWLPSQNTYREISSCSNCGDFQARRMDARFKREGEKKPEYLHTLNGSGVAVGRALLAVLENHQNKDGSVTIPAALRPYMGGIEVLRP, encoded by the coding sequence ATGCACGACATACGTTTCATTCGCGAAAACCCGGACGTCTTCGACGCCGCCATGAAAAAGCGCGGGCGCGGGCCGGAGGCGTCACGCCTGCTGGCGCTGGATACGGCGCGCCGCGAAGCCACCGCGCGCCTGCAGGAGATCGAGACGGAGCGTAATGCGAAGTCCAAGCTGATTGGCCAGGCCAAAGCCAAGGGCGATGACGCGCTGTTCAACCAGCTCCGCGCCGAGGTGGATGCCCTCAAAGGCCAGATGGACGAGGCGGACGCCGCCCAGAAATCTGCTGATGAGGCGCTGCGCACCGAGCTCGCCTCGCTGCCCAACATGCCGTTCGAGGACGTGCCTGAAGGCGCAGACGAAAACGACAATGAAGAAGTGCGCGGCTGGGGCGAACCGAAAGAGCTTGGCTTCGAGCCGAAGGACCATGTTGCCATTGGTGAGGGGCTTGGCGGGCTCGATTTCGAGGCCGCCGCTGCCATGTCCGGCGCCCGCTTTGCGGTGCTGAAAGGCCAGCTCGCCCGTCTGGAGCGCGCGCTCGCCGCCTTCATGCTCGATATGCACACGCTTGAACATGGCTATCAGGAGACCAGCGTGCCGCTGCTGGTCCGCGACGAGGCGCTGTTCGGTACCGGGCAATTGCCGAAATTCAAGGAAGATTTGTATGAAGTTAAGACGCCAGTATCCATCCGTCTGGCTGACCTTCGATATCAAACTCAAATCGACATTAAAAAAAGAGAAGAAATTATATCAATTGCAGATATAATGCTGGCAAAATTAAAGGTAATCCGTGAAGAGGCTTCCAGTGAAGGCTTGTCTCCGGACGATGTCGTGCCCCATCAACACTGGCCTGTTTTGAGCATTGTCGAAAGCGCATTGGAAGAGTTGACGGAGCGTGGGGAGGCTCTGAATAGAAATTCAGAAAAGATTCGGATAGAGGCGGATCAACTCGCGGCTTCTCAGAACGCTAGTAGCTGGCTCATCCCCACCGCCGAAGTCTCGCTGACCAATCTGGTGCGCGACGCGATCCATTCTGAAAGTGCCTTCCCGATGCGGCTGACGGCGCACACGCCCTGTTTCCGCTCTGAGGCGGGCGCGGCGGGGCGCGATACGCGCGGACTTATGCGCATGCACCAGTTCTACAAGGTGGAGCTGGTCTCCATCGTGAAGCCCGAAGAGAGCGAAGAAGAGCTGGAGCGTATGACGGGCTGCGCCGAGGCGGTGCTACGTGCTCTGGAGCTGCCCTACCGGGTCATGCTGCTGTGTGCGGGCGATATGGGCTTTGGCGCACGCAAGACCTACGATCTGGAGGTGTGGCTTCCCAGCCAGAACACCTATCGGGAAATTTCGTCCTGCTCCAATTGCGGGGATTTTCAGGCCCGGCGTATGGATGCCCGCTTCAAGCGCGAGGGCGAGAAGAAGCCGGAATATCTCCACACGCTCAATGGCTCAGGCGTGGCCGTGGGCCGCGCGCTTCTGGCCGTGCTGGAAAATCATCAGAATAAAGACGGCTCGGTGACGATTCCGGCCGCGCTGCGCCCCTATATGGGCGGTATCGAGGTGCTGCGCCCATGA
- a CDS encoding DUF6491 family protein — translation MKPRNFVTGMAAAAAALGMASAVSAQDMSDAAAERLAQFERTGETRTCVNLTQVRSIQPLDDSHFLIEMRNRDTYLNVVNGRCSRAASSSTYLQYSITGSQLCRGEIVNVIDNGGQGMLSGSCSLGGFERLTQAGEGDSASR, via the coding sequence ATGAAACCACGTAATTTTGTCACCGGGATGGCCGCTGCGGCAGCGGCACTCGGCATGGCGTCGGCCGTATCGGCACAGGATATGTCGGACGCGGCCGCCGAGCGGCTGGCCCAGTTTGAACGCACGGGCGAAACCCGCACTTGCGTCAACCTCACCCAGGTGCGGTCTATTCAGCCGCTGGACGACAGCCATTTCCTGATCGAGATGCGCAATCGCGACACGTATCTCAATGTGGTCAATGGCCGGTGCAGCCGCGCCGCCAGCTCCAGCACCTACCTGCAATACTCCATAACCGGCAGCCAGCTCTGCCGCGGCGAGATTGTCAATGTGATCGATAATGGCGGGCAGGGCATGCTCTCGGGCAGCTGCAGCCTTGGTGGGTTCGAGCGTCTGACGCAAGCCGGGGAAGGTGACAGCGCATCGCGCTGA